A genomic region of Glycine max cultivar Williams 82 chromosome 15, Glycine_max_v4.0, whole genome shotgun sequence contains the following coding sequences:
- the LOC100805302 gene encoding uncharacterized protein isoform X4, protein MTLFIKQLLPITDQNWAVKVWQKLQAQVDKLSDARLEEAFYQNTKALQSFQCLDANTYRRSMILKANILLAKLQFLNFKAAPLLDLLVSSTWSPRGAGGWGRGKKYPHQGERRRGAG, encoded by the exons ATGACACTTTTCATCAAGCAGTTGCTTCCCATTACTGATCAAAACTG GGCTGTTAAGGTGTGGCAAAAATTGCAGGCTCAGGTGGACAAATTATCTGATGCCAGACTTGAAGAGGCCTTCTATCAGAACACAAAGGCCTTGCAATCATTTCAATGTCTTGATGCTAACACATACAG AAGAAGTATGATTCTGAAAGCAAATATCTTACTGGCtaaacttcaatttttaaactttaaagctGCCCCATTGCTGGATCTGCTGGTTAGCTCAACTTG GTCCCCGCGGGGAGCCGGGGGATGGGGACGGGGCAAAAAATACCCCCACCAAGGGGAGCGGAGACGGGGAGCAGGGTAA
- the LOC100805302 gene encoding uncharacterized protein isoform X3, with amino-acid sequence MMLCLLSFSESVSDFSLLCMAVKVWQKLQAQVDKLSDARLEEAFYQNTKALQSFQCLDANTYRRSMILKANILLAKLQFLNFKAAPLLDLLVSSTWSPRGAGGWGRGKKYPHQGERRRGAG; translated from the exons ATGATGTTGTGCTTATTAAGTTTCAGCGAATCAGTTTCTGATTTTTCACTTTTGTGCAT GGCTGTTAAGGTGTGGCAAAAATTGCAGGCTCAGGTGGACAAATTATCTGATGCCAGACTTGAAGAGGCCTTCTATCAGAACACAAAGGCCTTGCAATCATTTCAATGTCTTGATGCTAACACATACAG AAGAAGTATGATTCTGAAAGCAAATATCTTACTGGCtaaacttcaatttttaaactttaaagctGCCCCATTGCTGGATCTGCTGGTTAGCTCAACTTG GTCCCCGCGGGGAGCCGGGGGATGGGGACGGGGCAAAAAATACCCCCACCAAGGGGAGCGGAGACGGGGAGCAGGGTAA
- the LOC102661609 gene encoding zinc finger protein CONSTANS-LIKE 1 isoform X1, which yields MYAQSSTASPLPSPLPSPSSFFPEVTEFETLSQLNNSETSYYYNSNCSSGYSSYGGSPSPTPTSVPSPNLMQRSVSSHSFYCNNNGTHHPFSALFAELLDSDVDAPVRRVCSTGDLQKINGMQHNHHSDSPLSSESSMIIEGMSRACRYSPEEKKVRIERYRSKRNQRNFNKKIKYACRKTLADSRPRIRGRFARNDEIDKNTTLQWSQIGAGEEEDEEDENWVTMLDSLVAANFAQESHGTSTFGLFY from the exons ATGTATGCACAGTCAAGCACTGCATCACCTCTTCCCTCACCTCTTCCCTCACCTTCTTCATTCTTCCCCGAAGTCACTGAATTCGAGACCCTCTCCCAACTCAACAATTCTGAGACCAGTTACTACTACAATAGTAATTGTAGCAGTGGCTATAGCAGTTACGGTGGATCACCCTCACCTACACCTACTTCTGTGCCCAGTCCCAACTTGATGCAGAGGAGTGTTAGCTCCCATTCCTTCTACTGCAACAACAATGGCACCCATCATCCCTTTTCTGCTCTCTTTGCTGAGCTGCTCGACTCCGATGTCGATGCTCCCGTTAGGAGAGTTTGCAGTACTGGTGATCTCCAG AAGATTAATGGAATGCAACATAATCATCACTCGGATAGTCCGTTATCGAGCGAAAGTAGTATGATCATAGAAGGAATGAGCAGAGCCTGTCGATATAGCCCAGAGGAGAAGAAAGTCAGAATTGAGAGATACAGAAGCAAGAGGAACCAGAGGAACTTCAACAAGAAAATTAAG TATGCTTGCAGGAAGACATTGGCAGACAGCAGGCCACGCATCAGAGGACGGTTTGCGAGGAACGACGAAATTGACAAGAATACTACACTTCAGTGGAGCCAAATTGGTGCTGGagaggaagaggatgaagaagatgaGAATTGGGTCACTATGTTAGATTCCTTAGTTGCTGCAAATTTTGCACAAGAGTCTCACGGCACCTCCACCTTTGGTCTATTCTATTAG
- the LOC102661609 gene encoding zinc finger protein CONSTANS-LIKE 3 isoform X2: MYAQSSTASPLPSPLPSPSSFFPEVTEFETLSQLNNSETSYYYNSNCSSGYSSYGGSPSPTPTSVPSPNLMQRSVSSHSFYCNNNGTHHPFSALFAELLDSDVDAPVRRVCSTGDLQINGMQHNHHSDSPLSSESSMIIEGMSRACRYSPEEKKVRIERYRSKRNQRNFNKKIKYACRKTLADSRPRIRGRFARNDEIDKNTTLQWSQIGAGEEEDEEDENWVTMLDSLVAANFAQESHGTSTFGLFY, encoded by the exons ATGTATGCACAGTCAAGCACTGCATCACCTCTTCCCTCACCTCTTCCCTCACCTTCTTCATTCTTCCCCGAAGTCACTGAATTCGAGACCCTCTCCCAACTCAACAATTCTGAGACCAGTTACTACTACAATAGTAATTGTAGCAGTGGCTATAGCAGTTACGGTGGATCACCCTCACCTACACCTACTTCTGTGCCCAGTCCCAACTTGATGCAGAGGAGTGTTAGCTCCCATTCCTTCTACTGCAACAACAATGGCACCCATCATCCCTTTTCTGCTCTCTTTGCTGAGCTGCTCGACTCCGATGTCGATGCTCCCGTTAGGAGAGTTTGCAGTACTGGTGATCTCCAG ATTAATGGAATGCAACATAATCATCACTCGGATAGTCCGTTATCGAGCGAAAGTAGTATGATCATAGAAGGAATGAGCAGAGCCTGTCGATATAGCCCAGAGGAGAAGAAAGTCAGAATTGAGAGATACAGAAGCAAGAGGAACCAGAGGAACTTCAACAAGAAAATTAAG TATGCTTGCAGGAAGACATTGGCAGACAGCAGGCCACGCATCAGAGGACGGTTTGCGAGGAACGACGAAATTGACAAGAATACTACACTTCAGTGGAGCCAAATTGGTGCTGGagaggaagaggatgaagaagatgaGAATTGGGTCACTATGTTAGATTCCTTAGTTGCTGCAAATTTTGCACAAGAGTCTCACGGCACCTCCACCTTTGGTCTATTCTATTAG